In a genomic window of Stegostoma tigrinum isolate sSteTig4 chromosome 43, sSteTig4.hap1, whole genome shotgun sequence:
- the LOC125448976 gene encoding endothelial zinc finger protein induced by tumor necrosis factor alpha-like has translation MCWSRLLLGEDPVKVYKNDPGDEGLVVSGAVDDFGLYFMWQPVVPSLNLTQQALCVEQQKDNSTGNHSIHQACTRLWEHLKADLTKGSQSRPPLQSVSHWLEEQAGPPDTRSSHSLGSPSITHAGQARHRPTPPVSARLVGGPDRSSELRPHPIGRGRPSISGRVVTCRPPPRPPIVGHRLSVTGSASGDPAINGPGQTGSPERERSMAEHEEPGGRLDVPGGGNMATGGGGGGAEGTGKAYTCQLCGRGFTQSSNLSRHKRSHSAERPCTCEVCGKGFLYPSQLKTHMLGHSGEKPHSCPQCGKAFSRMSGLLTHQWVHTGERPYTCTICGNGFTDPSSLSVHQRGHTGERPYVCAECGKAFAHSSTLLAHQRVHTGERPYVCPDCGKAFTQSSVLVAHRRLHTDERPYICAMCGRAFAQSSSLLTHQRVHTDERPFACPVCGKRFRWLCNLRTHRRTHTGERPFPCPLCGKRFVDSGNLQAHRRLHTGARDFSCTVCGKAFVQQAALLVHHRVHTGERPYICPVCGCGFALSSTLAIHQRRHTGERPFTCTVCGKGFSQSSARLKHQRVHLAKEAAGEPAS, from the exons atgtgctggtcaAGGTTGTTGTTGGGGGAGGATCCAGTGAAGGTTTACAAGAACGAtcccggggatgaagggcttgttgtaTCAGGAGCGGTTGATGACTTTGG ACTATACTTCATGTGGCAACCAGTTGTCCCTTCGCTTAATCTGACACAGCAGGCACTCTGTGTAGAACAACAGAAAGATAACAGCACAGGAAACCATTCGATTCATCAGGCCTGTACAAG ACTGTGGGAACATCTGAAAGCTGACCTCACAAAGGGAAGCCAGTCCCGCCCTCCACTCCAGAGCGTCTCCCATTGGTTAGAGGAACAGGCCGGCCCTCCCGATACCCGCTCATCCCATTCGCTGGGCTCCCCGTCGATCACTCATGCTGGGCAGGCAAGACATCGCCCCACCCCGCCAGTGTCCGCCCGATTGGTTGGAGGACCAGACCGGTCCTCCGAACTCCGCCCTCACCCCATTGGCCGCGGCCGCCCGTCCATCAGCGGGCGGGTGGTCACGTGTCGCCCGCCGCCGCGGCCGCCGATCGTTGGGCACCGTCTCTCTGTCACAGGCTCTGCTTCAG GGGATCCTGCAATTAACGGCCCGGGGCAGACAGGGAGCCCAGAGCGGGAGCGGAGCATGGCAGAGCATGAGGAGCCAGGGGGAAGGCTGGACGTGCCAGGGGGAGGCAACATGGCCaccggaggaggaggaggaggtgccGAAGGCACGGGCAAGGCCTACACCTGCCAGTTGTGCGGCCGGGGTTTCACCCAGTCATCCAACTTGTCACGGCACAAGCGGAGCCACAGCGCTGAGCGGCCGTGCACCTGCGAGGTGTGCGGTAAGGGCTTCCTATACCCCTCACAGCTGAAGACTCACATGCTGGGCCACAGCGGTGAGAAGCCCCACTCCTGCCCCCAATGCGGCAAGGCCTTCTCCCGCATGTCGGGCCTGCTGACCCACCAGTGGGtgcacactggagagagaccctACACCTGCACCATTTGCGGCAATGGCTTCACCGACCCATCAAGCCTCAGCGTCCACCAGCGGGGCCACACTGGCGAGCGGCCGTACGTCTGCGCCGAATGCGGCAAAGCCTTCGCCCACTCTTCCACCCTGCTGGCCCACCAGCGGGTACACACCGGCGAAAGGCCCTATGTCTGCCCAGACTGTGGCAAGGCCTTCACCCAGTCCTCGGTGCTGGTGGCTCATCGCCGCCTGCACACGGACGAGCGACCCTATATCTGTGCCATGTGCGGCCGAGCCTTCGCCCAGTCCTCCTCGCTGCTCACccaccagcgggttcacactgATGAGCGCCCCTTCGCCTGCCCGGTCTGTGGCAAACGCTTCCGCTGGCTCTGTAACCTTCGCACCCACCGGCGCACCCACACCGGCGAGCGCCCCTTTCCCTGCCCACTGTGTGGCAAGCGCTTCGTGGACTCGGGCAACCTGCAGGCCCACCGCCGGCTGCACACCGGCGCCAGGGACTTCTCCTGCACTGTGTGCGGCAAGGCCTTTGTGCAGCAGGCGGCGCTCCTGGTTCACCACCGGGTGCATACTGGCGAGCGGCCCTACATCTGCCCTGTCTGTGGCTGCGGCTTTGCCCTCTCCTCCACCCTTGCCATACACCAACGCCGCCACACAGGCGAGAGGCCCTTCACCTGCACCGTCTGCGGCAAGGGCTTCTCCCAGTCCTCCGCCCGCCTCAAGCACCAGCGGGTGCACCTTGCCAAGGAAGCGGCCGGGGAACCAGCGTCCTGA